Proteins from a genomic interval of Youhaiella tibetensis:
- a CDS encoding glucose 1-dehydrogenase: MNRMQGKVAVVTGAAFGIGAAVARKLAQEGASVVLTDLKDDAGSAIAAEIGQAAAFFHHDVTQEAQWEDIMSKALERFGHVDVVVNNAGVGFGGPPEEQTLDDWHKLMRVNLDAVFLGTKHAIRTMKKVKPAGDSGSIVNMSSIEGLVGDPNLGAYNASKGGVRIYSKSVALYCAKNRLGIRVNSVHPGYILTPMVENSINSSPNPDAARKHLVDLHPIGHLGEPDDIAWGVLYLASDEAKFVTGTELVIDGGYTAQ, translated from the coding sequence ATGAACCGCATGCAGGGAAAGGTTGCCGTGGTCACAGGCGCGGCGTTCGGCATTGGTGCCGCCGTCGCGCGCAAGCTGGCCCAGGAAGGGGCCAGTGTCGTTCTCACCGATCTCAAGGACGATGCGGGGAGCGCCATCGCCGCCGAGATCGGCCAGGCCGCCGCCTTCTTTCACCACGATGTGACCCAGGAGGCGCAGTGGGAAGACATCATGTCCAAGGCTCTCGAACGGTTCGGCCATGTGGACGTGGTGGTCAACAATGCCGGGGTCGGCTTCGGCGGTCCGCCCGAGGAACAGACGCTCGACGACTGGCACAAGCTCATGCGCGTCAACCTCGACGCGGTCTTCCTCGGCACCAAGCACGCCATTCGCACCATGAAAAAGGTCAAGCCGGCGGGCGACAGTGGCTCGATCGTCAACATGTCCTCGATCGAAGGTCTGGTGGGCGATCCGAACCTGGGTGCCTACAACGCCTCCAAGGGCGGGGTGCGCATCTATTCGAAGTCCGTGGCGCTCTACTGCGCCAAGAACAGGCTCGGCATCCGGGTCAACTCGGTGCATCCCGGCTATATCCTCACGCCGATGGTCGAGAACTCGATCAACTCCTCGCCCAACCCGGACGCGGCGCGCAAGCATCTGGTCGACCTGCATCCGATCGGCCACCTGGGCGAGCCCGATGACATCGCCTGGGGCGTGCTTTACCTCGCATCGGACGAAGCCAAGTTCGTCACAGGGACCGAGCTCGTCATCGACGGCGGCTATACCGCCCAATAG
- a CDS encoding MBL fold metallo-hydrolase — MAAAERVVATILGCGSSGGVPRVGNVWGDCDPDDPRNRRRRCALLIEGFSEGVDEPTRIVIDTGCDLREQLLDARVGRVDAVFYTHEHADHTHGIDDLRVLALNTMKRVDVFYSEITGERLREAFRYCFTSPPGSGYPPILNGHVIAPGQDVVIDGPGGSISVHAFDQEHGDIRSLGFRVGGFAYSCDLSGVPDHSLGAVSHLDVWVIDALRPTPHPSHLSLPESLALITRLVPRQAVLTNLHIDMDYATVDRKTPANVVPAHDGLQIDITAGHVLR, encoded by the coding sequence ATGGCAGCCGCCGAGCGCGTCGTGGCAACCATTCTCGGTTGCGGGTCTTCTGGCGGCGTGCCGCGCGTCGGCAACGTCTGGGGTGATTGCGATCCGGACGATCCGCGCAATCGCCGCCGTCGCTGCGCGCTCCTCATCGAGGGCTTTAGCGAAGGGGTGGACGAGCCCACGCGTATCGTCATTGATACCGGCTGCGATTTGCGCGAGCAGTTGCTCGACGCACGCGTCGGCCGCGTCGATGCGGTGTTCTACACTCACGAACACGCCGACCACACTCATGGCATCGACGACCTGCGGGTGCTGGCGCTCAACACCATGAAGCGCGTCGACGTTTTCTATTCGGAGATCACCGGCGAGCGGCTGCGCGAAGCTTTCCGATATTGCTTCACCTCGCCGCCGGGCAGCGGTTATCCGCCGATCCTCAACGGCCATGTCATTGCGCCGGGCCAGGACGTGGTGATCGATGGACCGGGTGGGTCCATTTCCGTCCACGCTTTTGACCAGGAGCATGGCGATATCCGCTCGCTGGGGTTCCGGGTCGGCGGTTTCGCCTATTCGTGCGATCTTTCGGGCGTCCCCGACCATTCGCTGGGGGCGGTGTCCCATCTGGATGTCTGGGTCATCGATGCGCTGCGCCCGACGCCCCATCCCAGCCACCTGAGCCTTCCCGAATCCCTGGCGCTCATCACGCGCCTGGTTCCACGGCAGGCCGTGCTCACCAATCTGCACATCGACATGGACTACGCCACGGTCGACCGGAAGACTCCGGCCAATGTCGTGCCCGCCCATGACGGGCTCCAGATCGACATCACGGCAGGCCACGTCCTGCGCTAG
- a CDS encoding TatD family hydrolase: MLIDSHCHLDFEALAADRPGVLARAREAGVTGIVTICTWVDKFPEIARIAEENENVWCSVGTHPHNADQELHIQTADLVRLSAHPKCVAIGEVGLDYFYDNAPHEAQAEGFRRHIAAARETQLPLVIHSRSADEDMARILEEESEKGAFPFVLHCFSSGAELARRGLALGGYLSFSGILTFRNAEEIREVAAFAPADRILVETDAPYLAPIPHRGQSNEPSFVRFTAEKLAEVRGVNVVEIAEQTTRNFARLFSKTGL, encoded by the coding sequence ATGCTGATCGACAGCCATTGCCACCTCGATTTCGAGGCTCTGGCCGCCGATCGGCCGGGCGTGCTGGCGCGCGCCCGCGAGGCGGGGGTTACCGGTATCGTCACCATCTGCACCTGGGTGGACAAGTTCCCGGAAATCGCGCGGATCGCCGAGGAGAACGAGAACGTCTGGTGCTCGGTCGGGACGCATCCGCACAATGCAGACCAGGAGCTCCACATCCAGACTGCCGATCTCGTCCGGTTGTCTGCGCACCCCAAATGCGTGGCGATCGGGGAAGTCGGCCTCGACTATTTCTATGATAACGCGCCCCATGAGGCGCAAGCCGAAGGGTTTCGCCGCCATATCGCGGCGGCGCGCGAGACGCAGTTGCCACTCGTCATCCATAGCCGCTCCGCCGACGAGGACATGGCGCGCATTCTTGAGGAAGAGAGCGAGAAGGGGGCCTTCCCCTTCGTGCTGCACTGCTTCTCGTCCGGCGCGGAACTGGCGCGGCGCGGGCTGGCGCTCGGGGGCTATCTTTCGTTCTCGGGCATCCTGACCTTCCGGAATGCCGAGGAAATCCGCGAGGTGGCCGCCTTCGCGCCCGCCGACCGTATCCTTGTCGAAACCGATGCGCCTTACCTGGCGCCCATCCCGCATCGCGGGCAGTCGAACGAACCCTCCTTCGTGCGCTTCACAGCCGAGAAGCTGGCCGAGGTCCGCGGCGTCAACGTCGTCGAGATCGCCGAGCAGACCACGCGCAATTTCGCGCGGCTCTTCTCCAAGACGGGGCTCTGA
- the metG gene encoding methionine--tRNA ligase: MTRNAYYVTTAIAYPNGEPHIGHAYEMIATDAMARWKRLEGRDVYFLTGTDEHGIKMVQTAEREGVPVRDLADRNSARFKQLAGALNLSNDDFIRTTEARHYAASQAIWNAMVAAGDIYEGKYEGWYSVRDEAYFDASELTDGEGGRKFAPSGAPVEWVEEPSYFFRLSAFADRLLKHYEENPDFIGPNERRNEIIAFVKRGLDDVSISRTTFDWGIPVPDVPGHVMYVWVDALTNYMTGVGYPDVDGQMFQRYWPADLHVIGKDITRFHTIYWPAFLMSAGLALPRKIFAHGFITVDGKKMSKSLGNVIEPFALVEEFGADPVRYFFLREVSFGNDGDYSREKFVNRNNADLANDLGNLAQRSLSMINKNCEAKVPEVGAYSDADRALLDLAATATARAVKAMDEQLVHEAVAAIWEVVGEANRYFAGQEPWALKKTDPVRMGTVLYVTAEVIRRVTIPALAFIPESAGRILDTLSVPADKRLLAFANDGSALVPGTDLPAPQPVFQRFERTKAE, translated from the coding sequence ATGACCCGCAACGCCTATTACGTCACGACCGCAATCGCTTATCCCAATGGCGAACCCCATATCGGGCACGCCTACGAGATGATCGCGACCGACGCCATGGCGCGCTGGAAGCGGCTGGAGGGGCGCGACGTCTATTTCCTGACCGGCACCGATGAGCACGGCATCAAGATGGTGCAGACCGCCGAGCGCGAAGGCGTGCCGGTGCGTGATCTTGCCGATCGCAATTCGGCCCGCTTCAAGCAGCTGGCCGGGGCGCTCAACCTTTCCAACGACGACTTCATCCGCACCACCGAGGCCCGCCACTACGCGGCGAGCCAGGCGATCTGGAATGCGATGGTCGCGGCCGGGGACATCTACGAAGGCAAGTACGAGGGCTGGTATTCGGTTCGCGACGAGGCCTATTTCGATGCTTCCGAGCTCACCGACGGCGAGGGCGGCAGGAAATTCGCGCCCTCGGGCGCACCGGTCGAGTGGGTGGAAGAGCCCAGCTACTTCTTCCGCCTTTCGGCCTTCGCCGACCGGCTGCTCAAGCACTATGAGGAAAATCCGGATTTCATCGGCCCCAACGAGCGCCGCAATGAGATCATCGCCTTCGTCAAGCGCGGGCTGGACGACGTCTCGATCTCGCGCACCACGTTCGACTGGGGCATCCCGGTTCCGGACGTGCCCGGCCATGTCATGTACGTGTGGGTGGATGCGCTCACCAACTACATGACCGGCGTCGGCTATCCCGATGTCGATGGCCAGATGTTCCAGCGCTACTGGCCGGCGGACCTGCACGTGATCGGCAAGGACATCACGCGCTTCCACACCATTTACTGGCCCGCTTTCCTGATGAGCGCCGGCCTTGCCCTGCCTCGCAAGATTTTCGCCCACGGCTTCATCACCGTGGATGGCAAGAAGATGAGCAAGTCGCTGGGCAACGTCATCGAGCCGTTCGCGCTGGTCGAGGAGTTCGGGGCCGATCCCGTGCGCTACTTCTTCCTGCGCGAAGTCAGCTTCGGCAACGATGGTGACTACAGCCGCGAGAAGTTCGTCAACCGCAACAATGCGGACCTGGCCAACGACCTGGGCAATCTCGCCCAGCGCTCGCTCTCGATGATCAACAAGAACTGCGAGGCCAAAGTCCCCGAGGTCGGAGCCTATTCGGACGCCGACCGGGCACTTCTCGATCTGGCCGCCACGGCTACGGCCCGCGCGGTCAAGGCCATGGATGAGCAGCTTGTGCACGAGGCGGTCGCCGCCATCTGGGAGGTAGTCGGGGAAGCCAACCGCTACTTCGCCGGGCAGGAGCCCTGGGCGCTCAAGAAGACCGATCCGGTCCGCATGGGAACGGTGCTCTACGTGACGGCCGAAGTCATCCGCCGCGTCACCATTCCCGCCCTGGCCTTCATTCCGGAATCGGCCGGCAGGATCCTCGATACGCTCTCGGTACCCGCCGACAAGCGCCTGCTGGCGTTCGCCAATGATGGGTCGGCGCTTGTTCCGGGTACGGACCTGCCGGCGCCTCAGCCGGTGTTCCAGCGCTTCGAGCGGACCAAGGCCGAGTAA
- a CDS encoding AAA family ATPase, which produces MSDDVPIREPDQIEGVRLPEQQHAVLGHAAAKSAIASRLAGGSLPNAVLLHGPQGIGKATLAFKLARDIFVATGDEDAHRVDEQVMAGSHPNLFVLRRQPKDAKGFYSVIRVDDIRNLVEHLRKTRGRAGHRVAIIDSIDDCNVNAANALLKILEEPPAETIFLLVSHRPGSLLPTIKSRCHSLAMRPIADEDVRAVLAANLGDSSPAEIDEAVSLAHGRPRKGFEATLVAGEGTLAALRGWLANPGRFPSGAHLALADAIAAGSGTAEAAFARELIIDWLAGEAKSAALQGPEGRMRLASANELWDKAQALFEETDSLNLDMRQTLTVVFDAIKRHISETSPLSEPS; this is translated from the coding sequence GTGAGCGACGACGTCCCCATTCGCGAGCCTGACCAGATTGAAGGCGTGAGGCTCCCCGAGCAGCAACATGCCGTTCTTGGTCATGCCGCCGCCAAGAGCGCAATTGCCAGCCGCCTCGCCGGTGGTTCCTTGCCCAATGCGGTGCTGCTGCACGGACCGCAGGGCATCGGCAAGGCGACGCTCGCCTTCAAGCTCGCCCGCGACATCTTCGTGGCAACGGGCGATGAGGACGCGCACCGGGTCGATGAGCAGGTCATGGCCGGCTCGCACCCTAATCTCTTCGTGCTGCGCCGCCAGCCCAAGGACGCCAAGGGCTTCTATTCGGTCATCCGGGTCGATGACATCCGCAACCTCGTCGAGCATTTGCGCAAGACGCGCGGGCGGGCCGGGCATCGCGTGGCGATCATCGATTCCATCGACGATTGCAACGTCAACGCCGCCAACGCCCTGCTCAAGATCCTAGAGGAGCCGCCTGCGGAGACCATCTTCCTCCTGGTCTCGCACCGTCCGGGCTCGCTGCTCCCGACCATCAAGTCGCGGTGTCACTCCCTGGCCATGCGCCCGATAGCCGACGAAGACGTGCGCGCGGTCCTGGCTGCGAACCTTGGCGATTCCAGCCCCGCCGAGATCGATGAAGCCGTTTCGCTGGCCCATGGCAGGCCACGCAAGGGCTTCGAGGCGACGTTGGTCGCGGGCGAGGGCACGCTGGCGGCTTTGCGGGGTTGGCTCGCCAATCCCGGGCGCTTCCCCTCCGGCGCGCATCTGGCGCTTGCGGATGCCATCGCGGCCGGCTCGGGCACGGCCGAAGCGGCTTTTGCGCGCGAGCTCATCATCGATTGGCTGGCCGGCGAAGCAAAATCGGCGGCATTACAGGGACCTGAGGGCCGCATGCGGCTTGCCTCGGCCAACGAGCTATGGGACAAGGCGCAGGCCCTGTTCGAAGAGACCGACAGTCTCAATCTCGACATGCGGCAGACGCTGACCGTCGTCTTCGACGCCATCAAGCGCCACATTTCTGAGACATCGCCCTTATCCGAGCCATCATGA
- the tmk gene encoding dTMP kinase, which translates to MADASQSVKARFITFEGGEGVGKSTQAKRLQARLHKQGIEAIRTREPGGTPKAEAIRSFILQGRSESWGAGAEAVLFAAARLDHVNQLIAPNLDAGKWVISDRFHDSTRAYQGLTGGVDAKLIGALEELALNGHKPDLTLVLDMDPEIAFARVRERQLEDALVDTGDRFEKENLEWHRKLREGFLEIARNNRERCVVVLADRTEDKLEEAIWQAVLEHFPELETAPTA; encoded by the coding sequence ATGGCCGACGCATCGCAGTCCGTCAAAGCCCGCTTCATCACATTTGAAGGCGGGGAGGGGGTGGGCAAGTCTACCCAAGCCAAGCGCCTGCAGGCGCGGCTGCACAAGCAGGGCATCGAGGCGATCCGCACGCGCGAGCCGGGCGGTACGCCCAAGGCCGAGGCCATCCGCTCCTTCATCCTGCAGGGGCGCTCCGAGAGTTGGGGCGCGGGAGCCGAGGCCGTGCTGTTCGCCGCCGCGCGGCTCGACCACGTCAATCAGCTGATCGCGCCGAACCTGGACGCCGGCAAGTGGGTGATCTCCGACCGCTTCCACGATTCGACCCGGGCCTATCAGGGCCTGACCGGCGGGGTGGACGCCAAGCTGATCGGCGCCCTCGAGGAACTGGCGCTCAATGGCCATAAGCCTGACCTGACCCTGGTACTCGACATGGATCCCGAGATTGCCTTTGCGCGCGTGCGCGAGCGCCAGCTCGAGGACGCGCTGGTCGATACGGGCGATCGCTTCGAGAAGGAAAATCTCGAATGGCACCGCAAGCTGCGTGAGGGGTTCCTCGAGATCGCGCGCAACAACCGCGAACGGTGCGTGGTCGTCCTGGCCGACCGCACCGAGGACAAGCTCGAGGAAGCCATCTGGCAGGCGGTGCTCGAGCACTTTCCTGAACTCGAAACGGCACCAACCGCGTGA
- a CDS encoding D-alanyl-D-alanine carboxypeptidase family protein: MLAIRHFVLALVAVVLTVASVGAQEFDTKAKYAVLMDYDSGMMLFHKDADASLEPASMAKLMTVAVVFNELRNGRIKMTDEFFISEHAWRDGGAKSGGSTMFAELNSKIPVEDLLTSVIVQSGNDAAIALAEGIAGSEATFANMMNRLAEEIGLTGSHFTNATGLPDPNQYSTARDLATLARYLIAGFPEYYHLFSIPEFTWNKIRQPNRNSLVEMGIGVDGLKTGHTQAAGYGSVVSTPEGGRRLIAVVHGLKSMNERAEEARKLLLWGTRSFDRIPAFPKGKTVGYANVYGGEEAQVPLVGEGDIDLFIPKGAKDCPQATITYKGPLRPPVEQGERVAQLNIICGGVVVQTAPLYAGASVNEGGIVRKATDALKQLALGWL; encoded by the coding sequence ATGCTCGCTATCCGGCATTTCGTTCTGGCGCTCGTGGCGGTCGTCCTGACGGTCGCTTCGGTCGGCGCGCAGGAATTCGACACCAAGGCCAAGTATGCGGTCCTGATGGACTACGACAGCGGCATGATGCTGTTCCACAAGGATGCGGACGCGAGCCTCGAGCCGGCCAGCATGGCCAAGCTCATGACGGTCGCCGTCGTCTTCAACGAGCTGCGCAACGGCCGCATCAAGATGACGGACGAGTTCTTCATCTCCGAGCATGCCTGGCGCGATGGCGGGGCCAAGTCGGGCGGCTCGACCATGTTCGCCGAGCTCAACTCGAAGATACCGGTCGAGGACCTTCTGACGTCGGTTATCGTGCAATCGGGCAATGACGCGGCGATCGCGCTGGCCGAGGGCATCGCCGGCTCGGAAGCGACCTTCGCCAACATGATGAACCGGCTGGCTGAGGAAATCGGGTTGACCGGCTCGCACTTCACCAACGCCACCGGCCTGCCGGACCCCAACCAGTATTCGACCGCGCGGGACCTCGCCACCCTGGCGCGCTACCTGATCGCCGGTTTCCCCGAATACTATCATCTCTTCTCGATCCCCGAATTCACCTGGAACAAGATCCGCCAGCCCAACCGCAATTCGCTGGTCGAGATGGGGATCGGCGTCGATGGGCTCAAGACCGGCCATACCCAGGCTGCCGGCTATGGCAGCGTCGTGTCCACGCCCGAGGGCGGGCGGCGCCTGATCGCCGTCGTTCACGGTCTCAAGTCCATGAACGAGCGCGCCGAGGAAGCCCGCAAGCTCCTGCTCTGGGGCACGCGCAGCTTCGATCGCATTCCGGCCTTTCCCAAGGGCAAGACCGTCGGCTATGCCAACGTCTATGGCGGGGAGGAAGCCCAGGTTCCGCTCGTGGGCGAGGGCGATATCGATCTCTTCATTCCCAAGGGCGCCAAGGACTGTCCGCAGGCGACCATCACCTACAAGGGGCCGCTGCGTCCTCCGGTAGAGCAGGGCGAGCGGGTTGCTCAACTCAATATCATCTGCGGCGGGGTTGTGGTGCAGACGGCGCCGCTCTATGCCGGTGCGTCCGTCAATGAAGGCGGTATCGTGCGCAAGGCCACCGATGCGCTCAAGCAACTCGCGCTGGGCTGGCTGTAA